The following coding sequences are from one Culex quinquefasciatus strain JHB chromosome 1, VPISU_Cqui_1.0_pri_paternal, whole genome shotgun sequence window:
- the LOC6032063 gene encoding serine protease grass, whose protein sequence is MKVDILLLACVALGVSIPGSFAQSAPCTTPSRQPGMCVRVERCKNIYSIITSPTPMPQYDNYIKRAACTLPGVPRSICCQPTEVGPEPTTTTLAPLSGNVNLLPTDCGQSVSDRIAGGNVTKVFDYPWMALLRYETNGAFIDGCGGSIIHKRYVLTAAHCLKTRSTLRIDHVILGEHTRSSEIDCNIYRGADGEEIERDCADPAEQYKVESFVIHPDYNRPKFANDIGLIRLERAITWKYHIRPICLPVTSDLRLKQFDRYVVTGWGTTENQTGSDVLLEAILPRVSNADCQQKMTENRLNVALSDKQMCAGGEKLVDTCRGDSGGPLGFSTNYNGARFVQFGIVSAGVNTCGQKSVPGIYCRVASYMDWILQNIRA, encoded by the exons ATGAAAGTGGACATCCTGCTGCTGGCCTGCGTGGCCCTCGGAGTTTCGATTCCGGGCAGTTTTGCAC AAAGCGCACCATGCACCACCCCCAGCCGGCAGCCTGGCATGTGCGTCCGGGTCGAGCGTTGCAAAAACATCTACAGCATCATCACGAGCCCAACGCCGATGCCCCAGTATGACAACTACATCAAACGGGCCGCGTGTACCCTTCCGGGGGTGCCCCGGAGCATTTGCTGCCAGCCGACCGAGGTCGGTCCGGAACCGACGACCACGACGCTGGCCCCGTTGTCCGGGAACGTGAACCTGCTGCCGACGGACTGTGGCCAATCGGTGAGCGATCGGATCGCCGGTGGTAACGTGACCAAGGTCTTTGACTACCCGTGGATGGCCCTGCTGCGGTACGAAACGAACGGAGCGTTCATTGACGGCTGTGGCGGATCGATCATCCACAAGCGTTACGTGTTGACGGCGGCCCACTGCCTCAAGACCAGGAGCACGCTCAGAAT TGATCACGTAATTTTGGGAGAACACACCAGAAGCAGCGAAATCGATTGCAACATCTACCGGGGCGCCGACGGAGAGGAAATCGAGCGGGATTGTGCCGACCCGGCCGAGCAGTACAAGGTGGAGTCGTTCGTGATTCATCCGGACTACAATCGTCCCAAGTTCGCCAACGACATTGGGCTGATTCGGTTGGAGCGTGCCATCACGTGGAAAT ACCACATCCGGCCGATCTGCCTCCCGGTGACTTCGGACCTCCGGTTGAAACAGTTCGATCGTTACGTCGTGACCGGCTGGGGCACGACCGAAAACCAAACCGGATCGGACGTGCTGCTGGAGGCGATTCTGCCCCGCGTCAGCAACGCCGACTGCCAGCAGAAAATGACCGAGAACCGGCTGAATGTGGCGCTCAGTGACAAGCAGATGTGCGCCGGAGGAGAGAAGCTGGTGGACACGTGCCGGGGTGATTCCGGAGGTCCGCTTGGGTTCAGCACCAACTACAACGGGGCGCGGTTCGTGCAGTTTGGCATTGTTTCGGCCGGGGTGAACACGTGCGGACAGAAGAGCGTGCCCGGAATCTACTGCCGGGTGGCCAGCTACATGGACTGGATCTTGCAGAACATTAGAGCTTGA
- the LOC6032064 gene encoding serine protease grass has product MKASLLGLLTLCGLISSIVAQDAACTTPDRKPGLCVEISRCQNIYSIVSSPNPNPVYDKYIRAIACTVPGEARSVCCRPSEVVAKSTTTTTTTTPVVPVIRVDQEDKLALLPEECGKTTADRISRGNVTKVFDHPWMVLLQYRHKGAVIGGCGGSLINERYVLTAAHCIRTRSSLQLINARLGEHTRNSAIDCNVYLDPEGNEIERDCADPAEDYAVESFVVHPDFNRPRRFSNDIGLIRLDRTVVMKHHIQPLCLPVTEDLRTKQFKKYLVTGWGATENQTGSDVLLKAVVPRVSNEVCQQRMVENRLNIQLTELQLCAGGQDLVDTCSGDSGGPLGMSSNLKGVDRFVQYGVVSAGVNSCGQKSVPGIYARVVNYMDWILDNIQP; this is encoded by the exons ATGAAAGCTTCCCTGCTAGGATTACTCACCCTTTGCGGGCTTATTTCGTCGATTGTGGCAC AGGATGCCGCCTGCACGACTCCGGATCGCAAACCGGGACTTTGCGTGGAAATCAGTCGCTGCCAAAACATCTACAGTATTGTGTCCAGTCCAAACCCGAATCCGGTGTATGACAAATACATCCGGGCGATTGCGTGTACCGTGCCGGGTGAAGCTCGCAGTGTTTGCTGTAGACCGTCGGAAGTGGTGGCAAAATCCacgaccacgacgacgacgaccactcCGGTTGTTCCGGTGATTCGGGTGGACCAGGAGGACAAGTTGGCACTGTTGCCGGAAGAGTGCGGCAAAACCACCGCCGACCGGATATCCCGCGGCAACGTGACCAAAGTGTTTGACCACCCCTGGATGGTTTTGCTGCAGTATCGGCACAAGGGTGCAGTTATCGGGGGTTGTGGTGGGTCGTTGATTAACGAGCGATACGTTCTTACGGCTGCGCACTGCATTCGGACGAGAAGTTCGCTTCAGCT GATTAACGCCAGGCTCGGTGAACACACGCGCAACAGCGCCATCGACTGCAACGTGTACCTGGACCCGGAGGGCAACGAAATCGAGCGCGATTGCGCCGACCCAGCCGAGGACTACGCCGTCGAATCGTTCGTGGTGCATCCGGATTTTAACCGGCCACGACGCTTCAGCAACGACATCGGCCTCATCCGGCTGGACCGGACCGTTGTGATGAAGC ACCACATCCAGCCGCTGTGTCTTCCGGTTACGGAAGATCTCCGCACCAAGCAGTTCAAAAAGTACCTCGTGACCGGTTGGGGTGCCACGGAAAATCAAACAGGATCGGACGTTTTGCTCAAAGCTGTGGTCCCGCGAGTCAGCAATGAAGTCTGCCAACAGCGGATGGTCGAGAATCGGCTCAACATTCAGCTGACCGAGCTGCAGTTGTGCGCTGGAGGCCAGGATCTGGTGGACACGTGCAGCGGCGATTCCGGTGGTCCGCTCGGCATGAGCTCCAACTTAAAGGGCGTCGATCGGTTCGTGCAGTACGGCGTCGTGTCCGCTGGAGTAAATTCCTGTGGTCAGAAGAGCGTGCCCGGGATCTACGCCCGCGTTGTCAATTACATGGACTGGATCCTGGACAACATCCAGCCATAG